Proteins encoded by one window of Lates calcarifer isolate ASB-BC8 linkage group LG7_1, TLL_Latcal_v3, whole genome shotgun sequence:
- the trib2 gene encoding tribbles homolog 2: protein MNIQRSNPINISRYGRSRHKSHDFEELSCLRTTESHQSFSPNLGSPSPPETPDSSHCISRIGDYLLLEPLEGDHVFRAAHLHSGEELVCKVFDIGRYQESLAAYFALGQHQHINQILEILLGETRAYVFFERSYGDMHSFVRTCKKLREDEAARLFYQIASAVAHCHDNGLVLRDLKLRKFVFKNEDRSLVKLESLEDTYILDGHDDSLSDKHGCPAYVSPEILNASGSYSGKAADVWSLGVMLYTILVGRYPFHDVEPGSLFSKIRRGHFNIPETLTPKAKCLIRSILRREPAERLTSREILEHPWFASSGALGGAAVHGRGEREQEQMVPEVNMEEELEQFFS from the exons ATGAACATACAGAGGTCAAATCCAATTAACATTTCACGTTATGGGAGATCGCGGCACAAATCGCACGATTTTGAAGAATTGTCTTGCCTAAGGACTACAGAGTCGCACCAGAGTTTCAGTCCCAACCTCGGGTCCCCCAGCCCGCCGGAGACCCCGGACTCTTCGCACTGTATCTCCCGCATCGGGGACTACCTTTTGTTGGAGCCACTGGAGGGAGATCACGTATTCAGAGCCGCCCACCTGCACAGCGGGGAAGAGCTCGTATGTAAG GTTTTTGACATTGGCCGATACCAGGAGTCACTGGCGGCCTACTTTGCCCTGGGCCAGCACCAGCATATTAACCAAATCCTGGAGATCTTGCTTGGGGAGACACGAGCCTATGTGTTCTTTGAGAGGAGCTATGGCGACATGCACTCTTTCGTCCGCACCTGCAAGAAGTTGCGGGAGGATGAGGCTGCCAGACTCTTCTATCAGATAGCCTCGGCTGTGGCACATTGCCACGACAACGGACTGGTCCTCCGTGACCTCAAACTAAGGAAGTTTGTCTTCAAGAATGAGGACAG AAGCCTTGTGAAGCTGGAGAGCCTTGAGGACACATACATCCTGGATGGTCATGATGACTCCCTGTCAGACAAACATGGCTGCCCAGCCTATGTAAGTCCTGAGATCCTCAATGCCAGCGGCAGCTATTCTGGGAAGGCGGCTGACGTCTGGAGCTTGGGCGTCATGCTTTACACCATCCTCGTGGGACGCTACCCTTTCCACGACGTTGAGCCGGGCTCTCTGTTCAGCAAAATCCGCAGGGGTCACTTCAACATCCCCGAAACGCTCACACCCAAGGCCAAGTGCCTGATCCGCTCCATCCTCCGCCGGGAACCCGCAGAGCGCCTCACCTCTCGGGAGATACTGGAGCACCCATGGTTTGCTTCCTCTGGGGCACTTGGGGGCGCTGCAGTGCACggcagaggggagagagagcaggagcagaTGGTGCCTGAGGTGAACATGgaagaggagctggagcagTTCTTCAGCTGA